In Meriones unguiculatus strain TT.TT164.6M chromosome 17, Bangor_MerUng_6.1, whole genome shotgun sequence, a single window of DNA contains:
- the LOC110541808 gene encoding keratin-associated protein 6-1-like, with translation MCYGNYFGGLGYGYGGLGYGCGGLGYGCGGLGYGCGGLGYGYGGLGYGYGCGCGSRYAYSTYRPCCYGRISGFY, from the coding sequence ATGTGCTACGGAAACTACTTTGGTGGCCTAGGCTACGGTTATGGTGGCCTGGGTTATGGCTGTGGTGGCCTGGGCTATGGCTGTGGTGGCCTGGGCTATGGCTGTGGTGGCCTGGGCTATGGCTATGGTGGCCTGGGCTATGGCTacggctgtggctgtggctctcGCTATGCATACAGTACCTATCGTCCCTGTTGCTATGGAAGAATTTCCGGATTCTACTAA